From the Natrarchaeobaculum aegyptiacum genome, one window contains:
- a CDS encoding archaellin/type IV pilin N-terminal domain-containing protein, which translates to MFTKDTDRERGQVGIGTLIVFIAMVLVAAIAAGVLINTAGMLQSQAEATGEESTAQVSDRLDIVSTSGTIGEDGEGENAITDLKFVMATAPGSDPVDLEEVTVQFIGEQGEETIELEEGHLENIQGLQSETVLIDSNARAEIEIYLGDGDTEDGDVEAWDPMSEGERGTVIFTTDSGASTEKELRIPTTIIDDEESVRL; encoded by the coding sequence ATGTTTACGAAGGATACAGACCGAGAGCGCGGTCAGGTGGGGATCGGCACGCTCATCGTGTTCATCGCGATGGTGCTGGTCGCTGCTATTGCCGCAGGTGTACTGATCAATACCGCTGGGATGCTGCAGTCGCAGGCAGAAGCCACCGGTGAGGAATCGACGGCACAGGTGAGTGACAGACTCGACATCGTCAGTACCTCTGGTACAATTGGAGAAGACGGCGAAGGAGAAAACGCAATTACTGATCTGAAGTTCGTCATGGCCACCGCACCTGGTTCGGATCCGGTGGATCTTGAAGAAGTGACGGTTCAGTTTATCGGTGAGCAAGGAGAAGAAACGATCGAGCTCGAGGAGGGTCACCTAGAGAATATCCAGGGTCTTCAGTCAGAAACTGTCCTCATCGACAGTAACGCTCGAGCTGAGATAGAAATTTATCTCGGAGACGGGGACACTGAGGATGGAGACGTCGAGGCGTGGGATCCAATGAGTGAAGGTGAACGGGGAACCGTTATCTTCACCACTGATTCCGGTGCGTCCACCGAGAAAGAGCTCCGCATCCCGACCACGATCATTGACGACGAAGAATCGGTGAGGTTGTAA
- a CDS encoding CheF family chemotaxis protein: protein MSKSETKLADVTGKFTQVIRDGRKLSDTGWSNGRIVLSNKRLVIVGNEGKETIPLSKIQSIKGRYDVNQTVAKVSNYISINYGPNVYLISMEEVDEFELQIQKAILDGEIVLIKHPAVKGGVVQDTSWRKARVKIDTGVANFAVEDGTFVQIEVDDVGTVETDERTVRGSDRPVIEAEHTEDDSSVQTYLSGSKQNVAMLKSVLDRGAEKNASQIDLSAKEEEVLMAIYSGVSPFEVPEFLGLDIDTVEEIYERLIELDVLEEVRIRREVALKPRGRNIASEAMNSK from the coding sequence ATGAGCAAGTCCGAAACTAAACTCGCCGACGTCACCGGAAAGTTCACGCAGGTGATCCGCGACGGCCGGAAACTGTCGGATACAGGCTGGTCGAACGGCCGGATCGTCCTCTCGAACAAGCGGCTGGTGATCGTCGGCAACGAGGGCAAAGAGACGATCCCGCTCTCGAAAATCCAGTCGATCAAGGGCCGCTACGACGTCAACCAGACCGTCGCGAAGGTCTCGAACTACATCAGCATCAACTACGGACCGAACGTCTACCTGATCTCGATGGAGGAGGTCGACGAGTTCGAACTCCAGATCCAGAAGGCGATTCTTGACGGCGAAATCGTCCTCATCAAGCATCCGGCCGTGAAAGGCGGCGTCGTCCAGGATACCTCCTGGCGGAAAGCCCGCGTCAAGATCGACACCGGCGTCGCCAACTTCGCCGTCGAAGACGGCACCTTCGTCCAGATCGAAGTCGACGACGTCGGTACCGTCGAAACCGACGAACGAACCGTCCGCGGCAGCGACCGCCCCGTCATCGAGGCCGAACACACCGAAGACGACTCGAGCGTCCAGACCTACCTCTCGGGGTCGAAACAGAACGTCGCGATGCTCAAGTCGGTGCTCGACCGCGGGGCCGAGAAAAACGCGTCGCAGATCGACCTCTCGGCGAAAGAAGAGGAAGTGCTGATGGCGATCTACTCCGGCGTCTCGCCGTTCGAAGTCCCGGAGTTCCTCGGCCTCGACATCGACACGGTCGAAGAGATCTACGAACGACTGATCGAACTGGACGTCCTCGAGGAAGTGCGGATACGACGTGAGGTCGCGTTGAAGCCGCGCGGTCGCAATATCGCGAGCGAAGCGATGAACAGCAAGTGA
- a CDS encoding archaellin/type IV pilin N-terminal domain-containing protein, which yields MFTNDSADGRGQVGIGTLIVFIAMVLVAAIAAGVLINTAGMLQSQAEATGEESTDLVSERIDVTSTVGIVEEAGEDDPEALDEIRLTVTGAAGASDIDLNQTIIQAVGPGGQEILTYHDDEHNFDVEDPGEGEIEEGEDPILSETNGDLVITMDGDQAPFEDDEGNAFGAGDTATLDIVSPSGATTQVELRAPSLFSEDGEAVRL from the coding sequence ATGTTTACGAACGACTCTGCTGACGGACGTGGTCAGGTGGGGATCGGTACGCTCATCGTGTTCATCGCGATGGTGCTGGTCGCTGCAATCGCTGCCGGTGTGCTGATCAACACCGCCGGGATGCTGCAGTCACAGGCGGAAGCGACCGGTGAAGAGAGCACGGACCTCGTGTCTGAACGAATCGACGTGACGAGTACGGTCGGTATTGTGGAGGAGGCTGGTGAGGATGATCCTGAAGCGCTGGATGAGATCCGGCTCACCGTAACTGGGGCGGCTGGTGCCTCAGATATCGACCTCAACCAGACGATCATCCAGGCAGTTGGACCGGGTGGTCAAGAGATCCTCACTTACCACGATGATGAGCACAACTTTGATGTAGAGGACCCGGGTGAAGGAGAAATCGAAGAAGGTGAGGATCCAATCCTCTCCGAAACAAATGGTGATCTGGTGATCACTATGGATGGGGACCAGGCACCGTTTGAAGATGATGAAGGGAATGCGTTCGGTGCAGGAGATACGGCAACGCTCGACATCGTATCGCCATCCGGTGCCACAACCCAGGTGGAATTGCGTGCCCCATCCCTCTTTAGCGAGGATGGCGAAGCAGTTCGCCTCTAG
- a CDS encoding flagellin, whose protein sequence is MSSVSSTHLIMFIGSLLIATAVAGTVVVEVGSMSDAIEVRGSSVAEDIETDFVIISDESQSESIVEDGSGNVTLLVKNVGSTTIPAESGKIDVIVDGSHTIPDDVRLLSGGGGDWEPGAVVELTMETERSFDGDTTVVVIVGSNEDSITTYVDNGDGD, encoded by the coding sequence ATGTCGAGTGTATCGTCGACGCATTTGATCATGTTCATCGGGAGTCTGCTCATCGCGACCGCAGTCGCCGGGACGGTCGTCGTCGAAGTCGGGTCGATGAGCGATGCGATCGAGGTACGAGGCTCGTCGGTCGCCGAGGATATCGAGACCGATTTCGTCATCATCAGCGACGAATCGCAGTCGGAGTCGATCGTCGAGGATGGCAGCGGGAACGTCACGCTGCTGGTGAAGAACGTGGGGTCGACCACCATCCCTGCGGAATCCGGGAAGATCGACGTGATCGTCGACGGGTCACACACCATCCCGGACGACGTGCGTCTCCTCAGTGGGGGCGGCGGCGACTGGGAGCCGGGAGCCGTCGTCGAACTGACGATGGAGACCGAACGGTCGTTCGACGGGGATACGACCGTCGTCGTCATCGTCGGCAGTAACGAGGACTCGATAACGACGTACGTAGACAACGGGGACGGGGACTGA
- a CDS encoding archaellin/type IV pilin N-terminal domain-containing protein: MEHSYTTSTERGQVGIGTLIVFIAMVLVAAIAAGVLINTAGMLQSQAEATGEETIDLVSERIDTGSAVGIVADEEEGEIGDILVTVSRAPGSDQIDLNRTVVIVNGPGGQEVLSYEQDDVDNPDQEHFAARDIDGGTLEPDNAVLSHEDRQYQLVFDGEEQPFADSDGNAFGQNDEVTLDIVSPSGAVTSVHLSAPSLLNQEGQAVRL; this comes from the coding sequence ATGGAACACTCATACACAACGTCGACAGAACGAGGTCAGGTAGGGATCGGCACGCTCATCGTGTTCATCGCGATGGTGCTGGTCGCCGCCATTGCAGCCGGTGTGCTGATCAACACCGCCGGGATGCTGCAGTCGCAGGCGGAAGCGACCGGTGAAGAGACGATCGACCTCGTTTCGGAGCGAATAGATACCGGTTCAGCCGTCGGAATTGTCGCTGACGAAGAGGAGGGCGAAATCGGTGACATTCTCGTCACGGTCTCGAGAGCACCGGGGTCCGATCAAATTGACCTCAACAGAACGGTCGTGATCGTGAACGGGCCCGGCGGTCAAGAGGTGTTGAGTTACGAGCAAGATGATGTTGACAACCCCGACCAGGAACATTTTGCGGCCCGAGACATCGACGGCGGCACGCTCGAACCCGATAACGCAGTGCTGAGCCACGAAGACCGCCAGTATCAACTCGTCTTCGACGGTGAAGAACAACCGTTTGCAGACTCCGACGGTAACGCGTTCGGCCAGAATGACGAGGTGACGCTGGACATCGTCTCTCCATCGGGAGCAGTCACGTCGGTTCATCTCTCAGCACCAAGCCTGCTCAATCAGGAGGGACAGGCAGTTCGACTGTAG
- a CDS encoding winged helix-turn-helix domain-containing protein has product MDPTEVLGNLGKKYSPDILRSAAEPKSAQELSDELDIPVTTSYRRVEALAELGLLADDEEGRDFGETGRSQTLYRRNVEEIVIRFDGDEMTVDSVEREETDQRLASVWDDLSRSVGGDD; this is encoded by the coding sequence ATGGACCCGACCGAGGTACTGGGGAATCTGGGCAAAAAGTACAGCCCAGACATCCTCCGGTCTGCCGCCGAACCGAAGTCGGCACAGGAACTCAGCGACGAGCTGGACATCCCCGTGACGACCAGCTACCGCCGGGTCGAAGCACTGGCCGAACTCGGACTGCTCGCAGACGACGAAGAGGGCCGCGACTTCGGAGAGACGGGCCGAAGCCAGACGCTCTACCGTCGAAACGTCGAGGAGATCGTGATCCGGTTCGACGGCGACGAGATGACCGTCGACTCCGTCGAACGCGAGGAGACAGATCAGCGACTGGCCAGCGTCTGGGACGACCTGAGCCGAAGCGTTGGTGGTGACGACTGA
- a CDS encoding HEAT repeat domain-containing protein encodes MTLFELERNADFDGLITYVEESPNPNIRRRAAEILGGLEVDTGPNTCPRDDVIDVLVDVAKDDDNEVVRAAAIDALDQYGQDALEQFIGDISGEDIEEVAEWKKAQILAGGLQADLPELRMAAATGLGRLGADNVVDTLVQHIEDPDPRVRKRIALALGRIGSPESVPALSKRLHEDAYEVRIEVAYALADIGTTNALNELIDIADDEDEVLRRIAVDALGRLGSIEAVEILANALSDDSDAVRRTAMFSLVQLLSEAPAEASHQVREKIVDELAKAGEREAVEPLIEILDRSTETAQRRNAAWLLGRVATEEFRAEAQEALIETLSDDDEMTAKFAATSLALLDGGDLEDRLLKLVENDHEDVATRSKALFVLGKIGTDQARRRIEGFVDRTEDDELRKRGFSALSKLGGIGAPSGDLA; translated from the coding sequence GTGACATTATTCGAACTCGAACGAAACGCCGACTTCGACGGGCTCATCACGTACGTCGAAGAGAGTCCGAACCCGAACATTCGCCGCCGGGCGGCGGAGATCCTCGGTGGACTCGAGGTCGACACCGGGCCGAATACCTGTCCCCGGGACGATGTTATCGACGTCCTCGTCGACGTCGCGAAAGACGACGATAACGAGGTGGTCCGGGCGGCGGCGATCGACGCTCTCGACCAGTACGGACAGGACGCCCTCGAGCAGTTCATCGGCGACATCTCCGGAGAAGACATCGAGGAAGTCGCGGAGTGGAAGAAAGCCCAGATTCTGGCCGGCGGATTACAGGCCGACCTGCCGGAACTCCGGATGGCCGCTGCGACCGGCCTCGGTCGCCTCGGTGCTGACAACGTGGTCGACACGCTCGTTCAGCACATCGAGGATCCGGACCCGCGCGTCCGAAAGCGGATCGCGCTCGCACTCGGACGGATTGGCTCACCGGAAAGCGTCCCGGCCCTGTCGAAGCGACTCCACGAAGACGCCTACGAGGTTCGCATCGAGGTCGCCTACGCGCTCGCGGACATCGGGACCACCAACGCGCTGAACGAACTCATCGACATCGCCGACGACGAAGACGAGGTGCTTCGCCGGATCGCCGTCGACGCACTCGGACGGCTCGGAAGCATCGAAGCCGTCGAGATTCTCGCCAACGCCCTGTCCGACGACTCCGACGCCGTCAGGCGGACCGCCATGTTCTCGCTCGTCCAGTTGCTCTCTGAGGCACCGGCCGAGGCGAGCCATCAGGTTCGCGAGAAGATCGTCGACGAACTCGCCAAAGCGGGCGAACGCGAGGCGGTCGAACCGCTGATCGAGATCCTCGACCGCAGCACGGAGACGGCCCAGCGACGAAACGCCGCCTGGCTCCTCGGCCGAGTCGCCACCGAGGAGTTCCGGGCAGAGGCCCAGGAAGCGTTGATCGAGACGCTCTCGGACGACGACGAGATGACCGCGAAGTTCGCGGCGACCAGCCTCGCCTTGCTCGACGGCGGCGACCTCGAGGACCGGCTCCTGAAACTGGTCGAAAACGACCACGAGGACGTCGCCACTCGCAGCAAGGCGCTGTTCGTCCTCGGGAAGATCGGCACCGATCAGGCCCGCCGTCGGATCGAGGGATTCGTCGACCGGACCGAAGACGACGAGCTCCGGAAGCGTGGCTTCTCCGCACTGTCGAAACTCGGCGGCATCGGCGCACCGAGTGGTGATCTCGCATGA
- a CDS encoding DUF7521 family protein: MELVEILYIVFSGTLIASGLVMAGMAVQAYAETERRSMVLLSIGFTLIVAAASATTISAFVNDFQNPRTLLTVNYFVTTLGFLAVIASLYAE, encoded by the coding sequence ATGGAACTCGTCGAGATCCTCTATATCGTCTTCAGTGGCACCCTGATCGCCTCCGGCCTCGTCATGGCGGGCATGGCCGTGCAGGCGTACGCGGAGACCGAACGGCGATCGATGGTCCTCCTCTCGATCGGCTTTACGCTGATCGTCGCCGCCGCCTCCGCCACGACCATCTCCGCGTTCGTCAACGACTTCCAGAATCCCCGGACGCTGCTGACGGTCAACTACTTCGTAACCACGCTCGGCTTCCTCGCGGTCATCGCGAGCCTGTACGCCGAGTGA